From the Manihot esculenta cultivar AM560-2 chromosome 3, M.esculenta_v8, whole genome shotgun sequence genome, one window contains:
- the LOC110611857 gene encoding uncharacterized protein LOC110611857 yields MAMVFRKAAALSFLFVLTQVSLVLGFPPTAPAFFWSSHRDQQFPNNRMDEAVNYQTISSRDLARSILAEGGWSNLLCAEQKLQQSLDLALVFVGRELLSSDISTSKNADRALVNMLKVSFTRSNFSLAFPYVAASEESSMENSLVSSFAENCGQDTGINNVAFSESCFIEGDNFQKLADVHAVHDYLVSKMEKRTNGQADLVVFCHGGSYSAKGLEKPQSESQILSELISSVESLGAKYEVLYLSDPFRSIQYPSRRELERFLAEGTAGSLNSTICDEVCQIKSSLLEGVLVGIVLLIILISGLCCMMGIDTPTKFETPQDS; encoded by the exons ATGGCGATGGTGTTCAGGAAAGCTGCTGCTCTGTCGTTTTTGTTTGTTCTAACTCAGGTTTCCTTGGTGCTGGGTTTCCCACCCACGGCGCCTGCTTTTTTCTGGTCTTCCCACCGCGATCAACA GTTTCCAAACAACAGAATGGATGAGGCAGTGAATTATCAGACTATTTCTTCAAGGGATCTTGCCAGGTCTATTCTGGCTGAAGGGGGCTGGTCAAACTTACTG TGTGCGGAACAGAAACTTCAGCAGTCTCTGGATCTAGCACTTGTTTTTGTTGGTAGAGAG CTGCTGTCTTCAGATATTTCCACAAGCAAAAATGCAGATCGAGCTCTTGTAAACATGCTCAAG GTCTCTTTTACAAGGTCTAATTTCTCCTTGGCATTCCCATATGTTGCTGCATCAGAGGAGTCGTCGATGGAGAATTCTTTGGTTTCAAGTTTTGCAGAAAACTGTGGGCAGGACACTGGAATCAATAATGTTGCTTTTTCAGAGTCATGCTTCATAGAGGGTGACAACTTTCAAAAGCTTGCAGATGTGCATGCAGTTCAC GACTATTTGGTTTCAAAGATGGAAAAGAGAACAAATGGGCAAGCAGATCTGGTTGTCTTCTGCCACGGAGGCTCTTATTCTGCAAAAGGACTTGAGAAACCACAAAGTGAAA GTCAAATTTTGTCTGAGCTTATCAGTTCTGTTGAGTCACTAGGGGCAAAGTATGAAGTACTCTATCTTTCAGATCCATTTCGATCAATCCAATATCCTTCTCGTCGAGAACTGGAAAGATTTCTTGCTGAAGGTACTGCTGGATCACTCAATTCCACAATTTGTGATGAAGTTTGCCAGATCAAATCATCACTTCTAGAGGGAGTTTTAGTT